Genomic DNA from Pseudodesulfovibrio senegalensis:
GCCTTTCTTGCCGGTGGGTTCCTTGACCACCTGCACCAGCACTTCCTGACCGGGCTTGAGCACATGCTGCATCAGGGGATAGCGCGCGCCCTTCTTGAGCTTGTAGCTGCCCTGATAGTATTCGGGATGGACTTCGTCGATCTGCAGGAATCCGTTGCGTTCGGCTCCGTAGTTGATGAACGCGGCCTGCAGGCCGTTGTCGATGTTGTGGATGTAGCCCTTGTAGATGTTGCCCTTGGTTTTTTCCTGGTGCAGCATCTCCACGTAGTATTCGTTAACGCAGCCTTCCTCGGCCAGGATCACTTCCACCTGTTCCCCCGGCAGAACCGAGATGAACATTTTCTGACGCTTTTTCTTCGCGGTCATTCAATCCTCTCAATGAGATAAAAATTTTTCTGCGCATGGCGTGCACGGCTAGCCCTCGATGATGTGGCGGCTGGAGTGGTAAAATGTTGTGCCGCTTTCATCCCGTTTGGTCACGTGGCCCTGTTCGACAAGCGTATCAATGGCCCTGCGGGCCTGATCCGGGTCCAGACCCAGCGCGTCGACCAGTTGCTGCACGGTCTGGGGCCGGCGTTGCAGGGAGGCGCGGATCATCTCGATCATGCGCGCTTCGTCAACCTGCCGCGTTTCGGCCCGTTCCTGTCGTTTGGCCGGTGCGGCCGCGTGCAGTGCCTTGCGCCAACGCTCCAGCACGTCCTTGTCCACCGGGCCCGTCTTCTTGAGGGTGCCCGGCCGGGTAAGGGTGACCACGTCCACGCGGTCCGGCTGCAAGCGTTTGCAAAATGCCTCGAGCCTGCCGAGGTTCTCGTCAGAGTCATTGACTCCCTTGGCAAGCAGAATTTCCAAAAATATTTTGCCGTCGTACATGCTGCTGAATTCGAGCAACCCACGGGCCACCTCGTCCGGCCCGATGCCCGGGCACGGTCTGTTCAGGGCCAGGAATTCCTCGAGCACCAGCGAGTCCAGTGACGGCAGCACGATGTCCGCCAGTGCCAGTTCGTTGCGGGCCTGCTCGTCGAGCATGAGCGTCGAGTTGGTGAGCACGGCCACGGGCACGCCGGGCAACAGCTCCCGCGCTCCCTGAATGACATACGGCATTTCGCTGTTCAGGCAGGGTTCGCCCAGCCCCCCCAGCGTGACCACGTCCGGCCATTCGTTGCCTTCCTCGATCCAGGTTTCCAGTTCGTGGAGAATGTCTTCGGCAGAGACGTAGGGCGATCGTTCCAGCGTGTGCACGCGGGTTGCGCCCACCTCGCAATAGATACAGTCCATGCTGCAGATGCGGTCTCCCAAAAGGTCCAATCCGAGGGAGCGTCCCAGTCGGCCGCTCAGTACCGGTCCGAAGATATAGTTGTATTTCATGTCATTCACTACTTGGCGCATACGGTTTTTCCGCAATATACGCAAGGAAATCTATCAACTATGAACATGATTCTCAATGATTCCGTACAGAAAATCAGAAAAACGGGTCCGCAGGGGCGTGTTTCGCGGCTTGACTTGCGGGCCTGCGGGCCGTAGGGGAGTGTTTCCTGAATTTCATATGGAGGCCCACATGATTGAAACCGGAGATCTCGTACTGCTCATCAGCCCCAAGGGCAAGCGGTACATGTACAAGTTCGACCCCGAAGGGGAAATTCATACCAATGACGGCAAAATTCTCATGGCCGACGTTGGCGAAGCCGGTTTCGGCAGGCAGGCCAAGACCCATCTGGGCCGCCCCTATCTTGTGCTCAAGCCGACCCTGCATGACCTGATCAAGGGCGTCAAACGCCAGACCCAGATCATGTATCCCAAGGAGATCGGCTACCTGCTGCTCAAGCTGGGCATCGGCCCGGGCTGCACGGTCATCGAATCCGGCACCGGATCCGGCGGCCTGACCACGGCCCTGGCATGGTATGTGGGCGACACCGGCCGCGTCATCACCTATGAGCGGCGCGAGGATTTCTACAAGCTGGCGGGCAAGAACCTGCGTCGCGTGGGGCTGGACCATCGCGTCACGCAGGTGAACAAGAACATCGAGGACGGGTTCGACCATTCGGGGGCGGACGCGCTGTTTCTGGACGTGCGCACCCCGTGGCAATACATCCGCCACATCCCGGCAGCCGTGAACCCCGGTGCCATGTGCGGTTTCTTGCTGCCCACCACCAATCAGGTTTCCGAGCTTCTGCATGCGCTGGAAGACGCGGGTTTCGAAGACCTCGAGGTCATGGAAATCCTCGTGCGCCACTGGAAGCCGGTTCCCGACCGCCTGCGCCCGGACGACCGCATGGTGGCCCATACCGGTTTTCTGGTCTTTGCGCGCTGCATGCAGCCGCTTCCGGATGAAGAGCCGCAGGCCGACGAGCCCCCTGTCGAGGAGCCCGTGGCCGAGGAACCTGCAGGGGAAGAGCCTGAGGGTGAAGAATCCGGGGCTGCCGAATCCGGGGAATAATTGATTTGCCTTTGGCGACCAAGGAAGTTCTTGAGAAAGGTTCTTTGGGATTTTGAAACTTTCTGGAGCTGTAGCCCGTCCTGCCGAGGCAGGACGGGCTACAGCTTTTTGGGTCAGGCAGCATTTTTCAGTCCCCCCTGTCCCGCATTCGCGGAATGCAGGACAGATTGGGGATGCAAGGGAGGTGTCCCTTGCCGGCCGGAGGCGAAGTTCTGTCAGTCACGCCGCCAAGAGCGGCTTCCGGCTTTTCTTTTCCTTGTTACCAGTCCACGGGCAGCTTGACCTTCTGGCCCGCCTTGTTGGTGAACAGCACGTGCCCGTTTTCACGGCCGTAGAGGTACACGTCGCGGGTGACGATGACGTCCTGACGGCAGTATTCGGTGATCAGGTCCAGCCGTCCCTGCTTCCACCATTCAAGGGCCATGAGCCCGTCGGCGGACTTGCCCACGTCCAGCGTGGCCTGTGCGATGTTGTCCAGCTTGAGCCGGTACCCGAGCCGTTCGTGGACCTTGATGAGCAGGTCCAGACTGGGCAGGGTGTTGAACGGGAACGGGTGCAGCCCCGAGAGCACGGCATAGTCGAATTTGATGTGGTTGAACCCGATGACCGTGTCGAACTGCTTGAGATGCGCCACCAGTTCGTCCATCTGGTTCTGCTCATAGTCATGCATGGTGTCCGTGCCCGAGTCGTAGAGGCAGGCAATGGAAACGCCCATGCGGTCCGCCCGGTTCCAGCCGCCCACTTCCTGGGCGGAATACCGGGTTTCTATGTCCAGCACGCCGAAGCGGCCGTTGTCTTCCGGCCTTGCGTAATCCAGCAGGTTCACGTCGATATCCTTGGGCTTGATGGTTTTGGGATCGCCCGAAAGCACGGCCTCCAGCACGAAGCGGGCCGCGTTCTTGTCGATGGGCCGGTTGCCCGAACCGCATTTTGGCGAATGAACGCACGAAGGGCAACCCAGTTCACAGGGGCACTGCTCGATGGTGCGCAGGGTGGTGCGCACCAGTTCGTCCGCCTTTGTGAACGCCTGCCGTGTCAGGCCCGCGCCTCCGGGCATGCCGTCGTACACGAACACGGCCGGGCTGTTCATCTGCTCGTGCAGGGGCGTGGATATGCCGCCCAGATCGTTGCGGTCGGTCATGACCAGCAGCGGCAGGATGCCGATGGCCGCGTGCTCAACGGCGTGGATGCCGCCCATGAAATGCAGGAAATCGTCTTCGCAGGCCCGGCGGATGTCGTGGCCGACCTCGAGCCAGATGCCCTCGGTGGTGAACACGTTGGGCGGCACGTCCAGCGAGATGATGCCCAGCAGCTTGCCCCCGCGCACCGAGCGTTTTTCATAGCCCGTGACCTGCTCGGTGACGCGCAGCCTGCCGAAAAAGACCCGCGTGCCGTAACAGGCCTTTTGCCCGAGCACTTCCAGAATTTCCGTGGATTTGCTGCTGCGCACACGGGTGTAGTAGCCCACGCGTTTTTTTTCGGCCTGCACCGAGCCGGTGGCCGTGTGCACGTCTTTGATGACGTAAGTCTGCCCCCGGTGCAGGTAGACCGCGCCCGGATGCGTTTCTGTCCAGACCCGGTGCTGGTCCGTGGTGCCGATGACCGGTGCCTTTTCCTCGCCGTGGGTCACGTCCTCGATGTGCAGGCCGCGCCCGGCGCTGCGCAGGTCCACGTCCCGGTGCGGTCGCTTGCGGTTCGAGACGATCTCGCCGCCACGGCCCTGCGCGGGGGTATCCTCCACCACCTCGAACAGTTCGCCGCGTTCCATGAGATGCTGCACGCGGTCGGCCATGCCCTGCTCGGCAAGGAACGGCTCGTCCGTGCGCAGGGTCAGCTCGGCGGCCGCGCAGACCAGATGCCGGTCCGTGACCACGGGGTTGTAGGGGTTGAGCATGACGCTCTCGGGCGGGCGGGAAAAAAAGTCGTCCGGGTTGCGCATGAAATATTGGTCCAGCGCGTCCTCCTGCGCCACCAGCACCACCGCGGATTCCTGCTGCGCCCGGCCCACGCGCCCGCCGCGCTGCACCGTGGCCATGACCGTGCCCGGGTAGCCCACCATGATGCACAGGTCCAGCCCGCCGATGTCGATGCCCAGCTCGAGTGCGCTGGTGGAGATCACGGCCAGCAGGTCGCCCTGCGCCATGCGCTGTTCCACCTCGCGCCGCTCTTCGGGCAGGAATCCGGCCCGGTACGCGGAAATGCGGTTCTTGTACTGGCCGGAACGCTCGGCCGCCCACAGGGATATCAGCTCGGTGAGTTTGCGCGACTGGCAATAGACGATGGTGCGCATTTCGCGCGCCAGCGCGGATTGCAGGAGCATGATGGCCGCCTGCGCCGGGCTTTCGTGCGGGTTCAGGAAGATCATGTTGCGCTCGCCCTGCGCGGCCCCGGTTTCGCGGATTTCATGCACTTCGCGCCCGGTGAGCAGGGTGCAGAGTTCGCCGGGATTGCCCACCGTGGCCGAGCAGAACACCAGCACGGGCCGCGAGCCGTAGAAATGGCACAGCCGCAGCAGGCGGCGGAAGACCATGGCCATGTGCGAGCCCATGACGCCCCGGTAGGTGTGCACCTCGTCCACAATGATGTGGGTCAGGTTGGCCAGGGTTTCGGCCCATTTGTCGTGGTAGGGCAGCATGGACAGGTGCACCATCTCGGGGTTGGTGAGCACCGCGTTGGGCGGGGTGTTGCGGATCTTGCGCCGGAAATGGGGCGTGGTGTCGCCGTCGTAGATGGCGGCCGTGGGGCGGCGCTCTTCGGGCAGGAGCGCGGCCAGCGAATTGAAGGTCTTGAGCTGGTCCTGCGCCAGCGCCTTGAGCGGGAACATGTACAGGGCGCGGGCGTCCGGGTCCGCAAGGCACTGCTCCATGACCGGCAGATTGTAGCACAGGGTCTTGCCGCTGGCCGTGGGCGTGGCGATGACCACGTCGCGCCCGGCCCGGATGTGGTTGGCGGCCTCGGCCTGATGCGAATACAGCCGGTCTATGCCCATGGTCTCCAGCGCGTGCTGGATGGACGCGGGCCACGGGCGTCTGGGCTCGTCGAACCGCGCGTCGCTGCCGGGCAGCACCCGATGGTGCGCCACCTGATGGCCCAGCCGCTCGGATTGCAGCAGGGCCTCGATGTATTCGGCAACGTTGTTGGGCAAGGAGTATTGTCCCGCCGCCCGAAGCGGCTTATTTCACGAAGCGCGCAAAGTCCGCACGGAGCGCGGCATCGAGCATCATGGTGTTCTCCCGGGACGTGGCCGCAAACACAAAGGCCAGCACCGGGAATTCGCGGTAGTCGATTTTCCTGAGTTCCAGCACGTCCTCGAACAGGTCGGCCACCCCGTCCCAGTCCACTTCGGTGATGGCCTGCCGGTCCACGCTGGCGGGCAGGTCGGCCACGCACATGCTGAAGATGCGGCCCTCGCGCTCGGGCAGAATGGCCTGCCAGTCCGGGCGCAGGTCGTTCAGGTAATATTCGTAGGGGTCGAAGCCCCATGCCATGCGGGTCATGTCTGCCACGCACCAGCCCGCAAAGCGCAGGGGGTTGGCCTCGATGGGGATGATCGATCCCTGTTCGTCGAGACGCAGTTCGATGTGCGCGGGAAAGTCCCGAAATCCGCAGGCCTGCCCGATGTCCTGCATGAGCGCGGAAAAACGCTCCAGATGCTCGTTGAGGATGTCGGCCGAGGTCAGATACAGGCGGTCGCTCACGTCGTCGCCCGAGGAAAAGATGTGGTGCAGCACGTTGAGCACCACGGCGTTTCCGTCATGGTCCCAGTATACGTCCACGGCGTATTCCTCGCCCGCGGCGGCCTGCTCCACGATGAACGAGCCGGAATCCACCACGTCCGCCGGGTAGTTGGCGTTGAAATCCGCGATTTCCTCGCGCAGGGCCGCAATGGCGTGGGGCCAGCCTGCGGCCTTTTCCACCATGTGCACGCCGAGGCTGAAGAATCCGCGCGCGGGCTTGACCACCAGCGGAAACGACAATCGTGCCGGGTCCATGGCTTCCAGCTCTTCCAGCGTGGCGCGGCAAAAGAAATAGTCCGGGAACAGGGGCGCGGTCAGTTCGCGAAAGCGTACCTTGTCCTTGCAGGCCTCCACCTGCCGGGGGATGTCCGTATGGCCCAGCAGGCGGGACACGGCCTCCAGCGCGTTTTCCGAGTTGGTGTATACGCGGCCGTTAACGGGGGCGAACTCCTGCGCCGGGACGTATTTCAGGTCGCCCCCGGCCAGAGCGCGGGCCTGTTCGGTATCGAGCACCGGAATGTTTTGGCGTTGTATGGATTCTTTCAGGAAATCGGAAACATAGGGAGCGTCGAGAATGATCATTTGGCCTTGCCCAGCAGTCCGTATTTTTTGAGTTTGTATTGCAGGTTGCTCTTGGAGAGGCCCAGCATCTCCGCAGCCTTGACCTGCACGAATTCGGCGCGCACCAGCGCGCGGCGCACCAGCGCGGCTTCGATCTTGTCCATGGTGTCCGCAAGGTTCAGGCGCGCGGGCAACAGGTCCACCGCGCTCTTGAACTGGGATTCCTCGTCCTTGATTTCCGGGGGCAGGTCGCCGGTGTCGATGGTTTCGTTCTGTCCGAGCACGGTGCAGCGTTCAATGACGTTTTCCAGCTGGCGCACATTGCCCGGCCATTCGTAGGCGCTGAGGTAATCCATGGCCGCGGCAGTGAATCCTGTGAAATTCTTTTCGTTTTCCTTTGAATACTGATCCAGGAAATGGTCGGCCAGGAACGGGATGTCTTCCCGGCGCTCGCGCAGGGGCGGCAGGAAGATGGAAACCACATTGAGCCGGTAGAACAGGTCCTCGCGGAATTCGCCCTTGGAAACGGCTTCCTGCAGATTCTTGTTGGTGGCGGCCACGATGCGGATGTCCACGTCGATGGTCTCGGTGCCGCCCACGCGTTCGATCTGGTGCTCCTGCAGCACGCGCAGCAGCTTGACCTGCAATTCCGGGGTCAGTTCGCCGATCTCGTCCAGAAAGAGCGTGCCCTTGCTGGCCTGCTCGAAGCGGCCCTTGCGCAGGGCCGTGGCCCCGGTGAAGCTGCCCTTTTCATGGCCGAACAGTTCGGATTCCAGCACGCCCGGGTTCAGGGCCATGCAGTTCACGGAAACAAAAGGCATGGACTTGCGCGGGGAATTGTCGTGGATGGCGCGGGCGATGAGCTCCTTGCCCGTGCCGGATTCACCCATGACCAGCACCGTGGATTTGCTGGGCGCGGCGCGGTTGACCATTTCCAGCACCTCGCGCATGCCCTTGCCGCGGGCGATGATGTTGCCGGACCCGAATTTTTCCTGCAACTGGCGGCGCAGGCGCAGGTTGTCCTGCTGGGTTTCGGCAAAACTCACGGCCTTGGATATGGAGAGCAGCAGCTCTTCGTTGGCAAACGGCTTGGTGATGTAGTCGAACGCCCCTATGCGCATGGCCTCAACGGCCGATTCCACCGAGCCGAACGCGGTCATGATCAGCACAGGGATGTGCGGGTATTTCTTTTTCACGTGTTCCAGCACGTCGTTGCCCGTGAGCTTGGGCATCTTCATGTCCGTGAGGACCACGTCCACCTCGGAGTCTTCAAGATAGGCCAGTCCCATTTCCGGGTCGGACAGGGCCGTGACCTCGTATCCCTCTTCCTCGAGGATGCTTTCCAGAATCAGCAGGTAGTTCTTTTCGTCGTCGAGAATCAGTATATTGGCTGGCATTGCGGCCTCCGGGCGAGCAAAGTCGTTTTGTTGAATCAGGCTCGAGCCTGTATAGCCTGATGCGCTCCGGGCATCAACCCGCCTTGCCGAACAGCCGCTGCTGCAGGGCCGCCAGCGTGTGGCAGGTGTCCGGGTGCACGGGACTGTAGCCCAGCCGCTCGGCCTGTTTGAGCCGGGTCTCATGCGCACTGACCGGGCGTACCTGTCCGTTCAGGTCGATCTCGCCCCAGAATACCGAGGCTTCGGGCAGGGGTCTGTCGAGCAGCGAAGACAGGATGGACGCGGTAATGGCCATATCCAGCCCGGGGTCGCGTGTGGCCAGCCCGCCGCTGATCTTGGCGTAGATGTCGTAGTTGCTCAGGTTCAGGCGCAGCCTTTTTTCCAGCACGGCCAGCAGCAGGTGCAGGCGGTTGGTGTCCAGCCCCAGTGCGGTGCGCCGGGGAATGTTCAGGTAGCTCTTGCTCACCAGCGCCTGTACTTCCACCACAAACGGGCGCTGTCCATCAACGGCCATGGCCACGGCCGTGCCCGAAAGCCCGGCGTCGCGTTTGCCCAGAAAGAATGTGGACGGGTCTTCCACCACTTCCAACCCGGAATCGCGCATGGTGAAGACCACCAGCTCGTCGCTGGGGCCGAAGCGGTTCTTGAGCACGCGCAGCACGCGGGAGAAATGCTTGCGGTCTCCTTCCAGATACAACACGGTGTCCACCATGTGTTCCAGCAGCTTGGGACCGGCGATCTGGCCGTCCTTGGTCACGTGGCCCACAAGGATCAGGCTGGTGCCGCATTTCTTGGTGCGTTCCACAAGGTCCTGTGCCACGGCCTTGACCTGGCTCACGCTGCCGGGGATTCCCTCGACGTTGGGCGAGGCCAGCGTCTGCACCGAGTCCACGATGAGCAGGGCGGGCGGGTCGTTTTCCAGAATGTGCAGCACGTCTTCCACCCGGTTGGTGGCCAGCGCGGGCAGTCCCGGCCCGAGCAGCCCGAGGCGATCGGCGCGGGTTCGCAGCTGGGGCAGGGATTCCTCACCGGAAATATAGACCGAGCTGCCGCCCAGCGCGGCCTGTTTGCCGGCCAGCTGCAGCAGCAGCGTGGATTTGCCGATGCCCGGCTCGCCCCCAAGCAGGATGGCCGCGCCCGGCACAAGTCCGCTGCCCAGCACCGTGTCCAGCGCGTCGATGCCCGTGGGCCGCGCCCGGTGGTTTTCCGGCTGCAGGTCCTCAAGCGGGGTTATGGCGTTGCCCGGTTCCGGGCTGCGTACGGACCGGGAGGCCTTCTTGTCCACGGTCAGGGGAACCAGCGTGTTCCATTCCTTGCATTGGGGGCATTGGCCCTGCCACATGGGCGAGTGCGCACCGCATTCTTTGCATTCATATATCTGTTTGGTTTTCATGGCGATGTCCGTGCTGTCGAGTCGCGACTGTTACGGGTTGGAGGCACAGTGTACAGATATGCCAGACTTTGCCCACGGGGTCGAGGGTGGGGGGATAGGGGGGCGCTGCGCTTGGCCCGCAACAGCCCGCGTTTCTTCTCGGCAAATGCCGCAAATTCTTGCTTGGTTGAGCGGGGTCCGGGGGAAAGCGACCAATCAACCGACGAACAGGCGTCGAGTTAATTGATCAAACGGACGCATAATGCTGCCGAACAATTCCGACGGATTTTTCCCTCTATTCCGAGTGTCGACTGGAATCGAGCCATCGTATGGCTCGGTGCGATGCTGTACGCACGAGGTCGGTGGTACAGGGTCTAGAAAATTAGCGAGGCACTTCAAATTGCCGACGCAGGGATTGGTTCGTGGGGAGGGCGAGGAGGGTAGGTCGCAGGAAGGGAGGAGAGGGAGGGGGGACGCCCCCCTCTCTTCCCTCCCTTCCTCAAATGGTTCTCAACTGACTGGTGTAAAATATCACTGTGCTACTGCGCGTAAGCGCAACCACAAGGCTGAAATGCTTTTCAATTTCATTATTGCGCTGACGCGCAGTTGCACACCGCAAAAGCACATTTATTGAAGGTTTCGCCCTCCAGGGCGACCTTCTTTTTTTGCTGGCGCAGAAAAAAAGAAGGCAAAAAACTGCGCTTGGCCCGTAACCTCCCGCGTTCCCTCTCGGCAAGTGCCGCAAACCTTCGCTCCGGGCCGAGCCTTGCTCGGCTCAGGCTGCCGCCAAAAGCCTGATTGCTGCGTTGATGCAAAAAGACCAAATCCTCGCGTACCTGAAGTACGCG
This window encodes:
- a CDS encoding radical SAM protein, which gives rise to MKYNYIFGPVLSGRLGRSLGLDLLGDRICSMDCIYCEVGATRVHTLERSPYVSAEDILHELETWIEEGNEWPDVVTLGGLGEPCLNSEMPYVIQGARELLPGVPVAVLTNSTLMLDEQARNELALADIVLPSLDSLVLEEFLALNRPCPGIGPDEVARGLLEFSSMYDGKIFLEILLAKGVNDSDENLGRLEAFCKRLQPDRVDVVTLTRPGTLKKTGPVDKDVLERWRKALHAAAPAKRQERAETRQVDEARMIEMIRASLQRRPQTVQQLVDALGLDPDQARRAIDTLVEQGHVTKRDESGTTFYHSSRHIIEG
- a CDS encoding tRNA (adenine-N1)-methyltransferase produces the protein MIETGDLVLLISPKGKRYMYKFDPEGEIHTNDGKILMADVGEAGFGRQAKTHLGRPYLVLKPTLHDLIKGVKRQTQIMYPKEIGYLLLKLGIGPGCTVIESGTGSGGLTTALAWYVGDTGRVITYERREDFYKLAGKNLRRVGLDHRVTQVNKNIEDGFDHSGADALFLDVRTPWQYIRHIPAAVNPGAMCGFLLPTTNQVSELLHALEDAGFEDLEVMEILVRHWKPVPDRLRPDDRMVAHTGFLVFARCMQPLPDEEPQADEPPVEEPVAEEPAGEEPEGEESGAAESGE
- a CDS encoding DEAD/DEAH box helicase; the encoded protein is MPNNVAEYIEALLQSERLGHQVAHHRVLPGSDARFDEPRRPWPASIQHALETMGIDRLYSHQAEAANHIRAGRDVVIATPTASGKTLCYNLPVMEQCLADPDARALYMFPLKALAQDQLKTFNSLAALLPEERRPTAAIYDGDTTPHFRRKIRNTPPNAVLTNPEMVHLSMLPYHDKWAETLANLTHIIVDEVHTYRGVMGSHMAMVFRRLLRLCHFYGSRPVLVFCSATVGNPGELCTLLTGREVHEIRETGAAQGERNMIFLNPHESPAQAAIMLLQSALAREMRTIVYCQSRKLTELISLWAAERSGQYKNRISAYRAGFLPEERREVEQRMAQGDLLAVISTSALELGIDIGGLDLCIMVGYPGTVMATVQRGGRVGRAQQESAVVLVAQEDALDQYFMRNPDDFFSRPPESVMLNPYNPVVTDRHLVCAAAELTLRTDEPFLAEQGMADRVQHLMERGELFEVVEDTPAQGRGGEIVSNRKRPHRDVDLRSAGRGLHIEDVTHGEEKAPVIGTTDQHRVWTETHPGAVYLHRGQTYVIKDVHTATGSVQAEKKRVGYYTRVRSSKSTEILEVLGQKACYGTRVFFGRLRVTEQVTGYEKRSVRGGKLLGIISLDVPPNVFTTEGIWLEVGHDIRRACEDDFLHFMGGIHAVEHAAIGILPLLVMTDRNDLGGISTPLHEQMNSPAVFVYDGMPGGAGLTRQAFTKADELVRTTLRTIEQCPCELGCPSCVHSPKCGSGNRPIDKNAARFVLEAVLSGDPKTIKPKDIDVNLLDYARPEDNGRFGVLDIETRYSAQEVGGWNRADRMGVSIACLYDSGTDTMHDYEQNQMDELVAHLKQFDTVIGFNHIKFDYAVLSGLHPFPFNTLPSLDLLIKVHERLGYRLKLDNIAQATLDVGKSADGLMALEWWKQGRLDLITEYCRQDVIVTRDVYLYGRENGHVLFTNKAGQKVKLPVDW
- a CDS encoding ATP-grasp domain-containing protein → MIILDAPYVSDFLKESIQRQNIPVLDTEQARALAGGDLKYVPAQEFAPVNGRVYTNSENALEAVSRLLGHTDIPRQVEACKDKVRFRELTAPLFPDYFFCRATLEELEAMDPARLSFPLVVKPARGFFSLGVHMVEKAAGWPHAIAALREEIADFNANYPADVVDSGSFIVEQAAAGEEYAVDVYWDHDGNAVVLNVLHHIFSSGDDVSDRLYLTSADILNEHLERFSALMQDIGQACGFRDFPAHIELRLDEQGSIIPIEANPLRFAGWCVADMTRMAWGFDPYEYYLNDLRPDWQAILPEREGRIFSMCVADLPASVDRQAITEVDWDGVADLFEDVLELRKIDYREFPVLAFVFAATSRENTMMLDAALRADFARFVK
- a CDS encoding sigma-54-dependent transcriptional regulator, giving the protein MPANILILDDEKNYLLILESILEEEGYEVTALSDPEMGLAYLEDSEVDVVLTDMKMPKLTGNDVLEHVKKKYPHIPVLIMTAFGSVESAVEAMRIGAFDYITKPFANEELLLSISKAVSFAETQQDNLRLRRQLQEKFGSGNIIARGKGMREVLEMVNRAAPSKSTVLVMGESGTGKELIARAIHDNSPRKSMPFVSVNCMALNPGVLESELFGHEKGSFTGATALRKGRFEQASKGTLFLDEIGELTPELQVKLLRVLQEHQIERVGGTETIDVDIRIVAATNKNLQEAVSKGEFREDLFYRLNVVSIFLPPLRERREDIPFLADHFLDQYSKENEKNFTGFTAAAMDYLSAYEWPGNVRQLENVIERCTVLGQNETIDTGDLPPEIKDEESQFKSAVDLLPARLNLADTMDKIEAALVRRALVRAEFVQVKAAEMLGLSKSNLQYKLKKYGLLGKAK
- the radA gene encoding DNA repair protein RadA; translation: MKTKQIYECKECGAHSPMWQGQCPQCKEWNTLVPLTVDKKASRSVRSPEPGNAITPLEDLQPENHRARPTGIDALDTVLGSGLVPGAAILLGGEPGIGKSTLLLQLAGKQAALGGSSVYISGEESLPQLRTRADRLGLLGPGLPALATNRVEDVLHILENDPPALLIVDSVQTLASPNVEGIPGSVSQVKAVAQDLVERTKKCGTSLILVGHVTKDGQIAGPKLLEHMVDTVLYLEGDRKHFSRVLRVLKNRFGPSDELVVFTMRDSGLEVVEDPSTFFLGKRDAGLSGTAVAMAVDGQRPFVVEVQALVSKSYLNIPRRTALGLDTNRLHLLLAVLEKRLRLNLSNYDIYAKISGGLATRDPGLDMAITASILSSLLDRPLPEASVFWGEIDLNGQVRPVSAHETRLKQAERLGYSPVHPDTCHTLAALQQRLFGKAG